A window from Drosophila kikkawai strain 14028-0561.14 chromosome 2L, DkikHiC1v2, whole genome shotgun sequence encodes these proteins:
- the LOC121502807 gene encoding uncharacterized protein has protein sequence MRSVIQQRGFCKSQITRAHNNALKFVDDIQSVDTVVVRLSQIQDNYLRFVRHSEELYAFQSESDWENPDDDFDAYEEKHYATHAILSNTLEELRRDQTSNNILATVQPADAPQRSHVDFHFLTLPSATSTNLSTVRKLADGADEVIRGLRALDCEERDPWLIFILLSKLDTDTCQAWAQCADSEGKGVTINLFLKFLTSRCDTLEAFHLVRPSPARRAATTHHADTHPRREEPKCTSCQQNHQLFKCPQFNGLDIAARREFLKTKKLCFNCLSPSHMAGNCTSRHTCRICRRKHHTLVHPGSAQPTQNGNYLERARMDSRDRPSTSQAASTIGQNQPPGQEIHQSGSLPPAENNFTHHTLENISAAGSQTLLPTILANVVDAWGNTTTCRLLLDTGSTITLASESFVQRIGVRRTHARISVLGLAANSAGVTRGRAHIKLRSRHSDQTIELVSFILNSLTSLLPAQTIDTSSSTWKQICELPLADPTFCTPGSIDVIVGSDQLWSLYTGEQKCFGNDAPIPLNTVFGWIIAGSYNACDDHQTLAVTHHADLDTMVRSFMEMDNIQPSQALLDDNDPTERHFAATHTRLENGVYVVEYPFKENAPPVDSTLPQAINRFHSLERKFRRSPDLKQQYEAFLDDYLRRGHMEQLTSAQMDESPEICFYLPHHAVIKLDSLTTKCRVVFDGSGKDSSGVSLNDRLQIGPPIQRDLLGVCLRFRQHPYVFCADIEKMFRGIQVFKPHTNFQRIVWRKNENEPLLHFRLLTVTYGLAPSPFLAVRVLKQLAEDHRHEFPAAAHALLHDAYVIDIPTGCNSFDELMILKNELIQLLDKAQFKLRKWSSNSWRLLKSLPEEDRCYEPIQLLNKSAADSPIKILGIQWNPGKDVMYLNLKECDPTISPTKRELLSQLSRIYDPLGLVAPVTVLLKLIFQESWTSVLQWDDPIPETLRSRWKALVEDLPTLTQCQVPRYIASPFQDVQLHGFADASAQAYGAVVYARVAYGGSFQITLVAAKTRVAPIKPVSIPRLELNAALLLSRLLSIVKASLTIPIFSTSCWTDSEIVLHWLSAPPRNWNTYVCSRTAEILNDFPRSCWNHVRTEDNPADCASRGLHPSKLLEHRLWWKGPSWLATPTSEWPPSTSKFSVSSNLDVNTEKRSVKPIALHNFLDESIYELLIHKFSTWTRLLRVSSYCYRFIHTLRSRHRNPAPFLTSEELQAARCRLIRHVQQIFFAREYAQLENRRPLNAKSHLIRFSPFLDDHGIMRVGGRIDKSTINFNAKHPILIPKDSPLAGLLVRHFHVSHLHTGVDATFTNLRQQYWILGARNLVRKAVFQCKRCFLQRKGTSNQIMGELPIPRVQASRCFQHTGLDYAGPIAIKESTGRTPRIGKAWFSIFVCLTTKAIHIEVVSDLTAKAFIAAFQRFIARRTKPTDLYSDNGTTFHGGKQTLDDMRRLVIEQSKDEELAGFFANEGISWHFIPPSAPHFGGMWEAGVRSIKLHMRRILGSKALTFEELATVLTQIEAILNSRPLCPTGVNSLDPLTPAHFLTGVPYTALSEPCRLDMQINRLERWNQLQAMVQGFWKRWHMEYLTSLHERTKWHLETENLKIDTLVVLKEPNLPPSKWILGRISEVHAGSDDKVRVVTVKTAHGFYKRPITKIAVLPLC, from the exons ATGCGGAGTGTGATTCAACAACGGGGCTTTTGTAAAAGCCAAATCACACGGGCGCATAATAATGCCCTAAAATTTGTGGATGACATTCAATCAGTGGACACAGTTGTGGTGCGCCTGTCTCAAATCCAAGACAATTATTTGCGGTTTGTGCGACATTCGGAAGAGCTGTACGCCTTCCAATCGGAGTCGGATTGGGAGAATCCGGACGACGATTTTGATGCCTATGAGGAGAAACATTACGCTACACACGCCATTCTAAGCAACACTCTGGAGGAGTTACGGCGTGATCAGACGTCTAACAATATTTTGGCCACTGTGCAACCAGCAGATGCGCCCCAGAGGAGCCATGTGGATTTCCA TTTCCTGACCCTTCCCAGTGCTACGTCTACTAATCTCAGCACAGTGCGGAAACTGGCCGATGGCGCAGACGAAGTTATTCGTGGCTTGCGAGCCCTTGACTGCGAAGAGAGGGATCCTTGGCTAATCTTTATCCTATTGTCAAAATTGGATACCGATACTTGCCAAGCTTGGGCGCAGTGCGCAGACTCCGAGGGAAAAGGTGTGACCATCAACCTATTCCTTAAATTTCTCACCTCTCGCTGCGATACTTTGGAGGCTTTTCACTTAGTTCGACCAAGCCCAGCTCGACGCGCAGCCACAACGCACCACGCAGATACGCATCCTAGACGAGAAGAACCCAAATGCACATCGTGCCAGCAAAATCATCAACTGTTCAAGTGTCCTCAGTTCAACGGACTCGACATCGCAGCTCGCCGGGAGTTTCTCAAGACGAAAAAGCTATGTTTCAATTGCCTCAGCCCAAGTCACATGGCGGGTAACTGTACATCGAGACATACTTGTCGGATTTGCCGCCGCAAGCATCACACCCTGGTTCACCCTGGCTCGGCGCAGCCAACTCAAAATGGTAACTACTTGGAGAGAGCCCGTATGGACAGCCGCGATCGTCCATCAACCTCACAAGCGGCATCTACAATCGGCCAGAATCAACCGCCTGGTCAAGAGATTCATCAATCAGGGAGTTTACCTCCCGCGGAAAATAACTTCACGCATCATACGCTGGAGAATATTTCAGCTGCAGGTTCCCAGACTCTGTTGCCAACCATCCTTGCAAACGTCGTCGACGCCTGGGGAAATACTACAACCTGCAGGCTGCTCTTGGACACTGGGTCCACAATCACCTTGGCGTCGGAATCATTTGTCCAGCGAATAGGCGTACGTCGAACGCACGCCCGGATTTCTGTTCTCGGTCTCGCTGCCAACAGCGCTGGCGTTACCCGAGGACGCGCACATATCAAGCTGCGCTCTCGCCATTCGGACCAAACTATCGAACTGGTCTCGTTTATTCTCAATTCGCTGACATCCTTACTCCCGGCCCAGACTATTGACACCTCATCTTCTACGTGGAAGCAAATCTGCGAGCTTCCTTTGGCAGATCCCACATTCTGCACGCCAGGATCCATCGATGTCATCGTTGGATCAGATCAACTCTGGTCTCTGTATACTGGAGAACAAAAATGCTTTGGTAACGACGCTCCTATCCCTCTGAATACTGTTTTTGGTTGGATTATTGCAGGCTCTTACAATGCATGCGATGATCACCAGACTTTAGCCGTTACTCATCACGCGGACCTAGACACGATGGTTCGTTCTTTCATGGAGATGGATAATATACAGCCTAGCCAGGCTCTTTTGGACGACAACGATCCCACAGAGCGTCATTTTGCTGCCACCCACACGCGCTTGGAGAACGGGGTTTACGTCGTCGAGTACCCCTTCAAGGAGAATGCGCCGCCTGTTGATTCAACTTTACCGCAGGCCATCAATCGCTTCCACTCGCTGGAACGCAAGTTTCGTCGATCTCCAGACTTGAAGCAGCAGTACGAAGCATTTCTGGACGACTACTTGCGACGTGGTCATATGGAACAGCTGACATCGGCTCAAATGGATGAGTCCCCAGAAATCTGCTTCTATCTGCCGCACCACGCTGTCATCAAACTGGACAGTTTGACTACGAAGTGTCGCGTAGTTTTCGATGGATCGGGAAAAGACAGCTCTGGAGTGTCTCTCAATGATCGACTTCAAATTGGCCCGCCCATTCAACGCGATCTTCTCGGCGTTTGTTTACGTTTCCGGCAGCACCCATATGTTTTCTGCGCGGATATCGAGAAGATGTTCCGAGGAATTCAAGTCTTCAAGCCGCACACCAATTTTCAGCGCATTGTTTGGCGCAAGAACGAGAATGAACCACTGCTTCATTTTCGCCTGTTGACGGTCACCTACGGATTGGCGCCGTCACCATTTCTGGCTGTTCGAGTTCTTAAGCAACTAGCTGAGGATCACCGCCACGAGTTCCCCGCTGCAGCTCACGCGCTTCTACACGACGCTTATGTAATTGATATCCCAACAGGGTGCAACTCATTCGACGAGCTCATGATTCTCAAAAACGAGCTGATTCAACTGTTGGATAAGGCGCAATTCAAACTACGGAAATGGAGTTCCAACAGTTGGCGTCTTCTAAAGTCATTGCCAGAAGAGGACCGCTGTTATGAGCCTATCCAGCTCCTCAACAAATCAGCTGCGGATTCACCAATCAAAATTCTTGGCATCCAATGGAATCCCGGAAAGGACGTCATGTACCTCAATCTCAAGGAGTGCGATCCGACCATTTCTCCGACGAAAAGGGAACTCTTGTCGCAGCTATCAAGAATTTATGACCCGCTTGGATTGGTAGCGCCGGTCACAGTTCTACTCAAGCTCATCTTCCAAGAAAGCTGGACAAGTGTTCTGCAATGGGATGACCCGATTCCTGAAACTCTACGCTCGCGCTGGAAGGCCTTGGTGGAGGATTTGCCGACACTTACGCAGTGTCAAGTACCACGATACATTGCGTCACCATTCCAAGACGTTCAACTACACGGATTCGCCGACGCATCCGCGCAAGCCTACGGTGCGGTTGTATACGCTCGAGTAGCATATGGAGGCAGTTTTCAAATCACCCTAGTTGCTGCCAAGACCCGTGTAGCCCCGATCAAGCCTGTTTCGATCCCACGTTTGGAACTGAATGCTGCATTACTTCTTTCTCGATTGCTCTCGATTGTCAAAGCCTCACTAACGATTCCTATTTTCAGCACGAGCTGCTGGACAGATTCAGAAATTGTGCTACACTGGCTTTCAGCTCCCCCACGAAACTGGAACACATACGTCTGCAGCCGAACGGCTGAGATCCTGAACGACTTTCCTCGCAGCTGCTGGAATCATGTCCGCACAGAGGACAACCCTGCCGACTGTGCTTCTCGAGGACTTCATCCGTCCAAGCTTCTGGAGCATCGACTGTGGTGGAAGGGTCCATCTTGGCTGGCCACACCGACCTCTGAGTGGCCACCGTCTACAAGCAAGTTCAGCGTATCTTCAAATCTCGATGTCAACACCGAAAAGCGATCTGTCAAGCCCATAGCTCTACATAACTTTCTTGACGAAAGTATCTACGAGTTACTTATCCACAAATTCTCAACCTGGACGCGTCTGCTAAGGGTATCTAGTTACTGTTATCGCTTTATTCACACTCTTCGATCTCGTCATAGGAATCCGGCACCATTCCTTACATCCGAAGAGTTGCAGGCCGCACGATGCCGACTCATCCGACACGTGCAACAAATTTTCTTTGCCAGAGAATATGCGCAGCTAGAGAATCGACGCCCGCTTAATGCTAAATCGCATTTAATTCGGTTCTCCCCATTTCTGGACGATCATGGAATTATGCGAGTCGGTGGAAGAATCGACAAATCTACAATCAACTTCAACGCCAAGCATCCAATCCTAATACCAAAGGATTCACCACTAGCTGGACTCCTGGTTCGACATTTTCACGTTTCACATCTACACACTGGAGTTGATGCTACGTTCACCAATCTTCGTCAGCAGTACTGGATTCTGGGTGCACGCAATCTGGTCAGAAAGGCAGTTTTCCAATGCAAACGCTGCTTTCTTCAACGCAAAGGCACCAGTAACCAGATCATGGGAGAGCTGCCAATCCCTCGAGTTCAGGCTAGTCGCTGTTTCCAACATACAGGGCTGGATTACGCTGGACCGATCGCCATCAAGGAATCAACAGGACGAACTCCTCGGATCGGAAAGGCAtggttttctatttttgtcTGCCTAACTACAAAGGCAATCCATATCGAGGTCGTCAGTGATCTCACTGCAAAGGCCTTCATCGCCGCCTTTCAACGATTTATTGCCCGACGAACAAAGCCCACCGATCTGTACTCGGACAACGGAACCACATTTCATGGCGGAAAGCAAACTTTGGACGACATGCGACGCCTCGTCATCGAACAATCTAAAGATGAGGAATTGGCTGGATTCTTCGCCAACGAAGGCATTTCTTGGCACTTCATACCCCCATCTGCCCCTCATTTTGGCGGAATGTGGGAAGCCGGCGTTCGTTCCATAAAACTTCATATGCGACGGATACTTGGATCCAAGGCTCTTACGTTTGAGGAACTAGCGACTGTGTTGACCCAAATTGAAGCCATCCTCAACTCTCGCCCACTGTGCCCAACTGGGGTTAATTCGTTGGACCCGCTGACTCCCGCTCATTTCCTGACTGGAGTTCCTTATACTGCCCTCTCTGAACCCTGCCGTCTGGATATGCAAATCAATCGACTGGAGAGGTGGAATCAGCTGCAAGCTATGGTCCAAGGTTTCTGGAAACGGTGGCACATGGAATACCTGACATCGCTTCACGAAcgcacaaaatggcatctaGAAACTGAGAATCTGAAGATCGACACACTGGTGGTACTCAAGGAGCCTAATCTACCTCCCTCTAAATGGATTCTTGGACGCATCAGCGAGGTGCACGCAGGATCAGATGACAAAGTGCGGGTCGTAACAGTGAAGACGGCCCATGGATTCTACAAACGCCCAATTACCAAAATTGCTGTCTTGCCTCTGTGCTGA